The Ziziphus jujuba cultivar Dongzao chromosome 1, ASM3175591v1 genome segment CTGCAGAGGACACAGATATGACTAATATTTTAAGTTTGATGCTGTTGCTTCATCCGCAATCTGCAACCTGCAACCTCTAATAGAGGTTAGAGAGTTCATGAACATGCACAGaacttcaaattaattataagggTCTTGGTGGACAATTATttgatttgataatttttatgtcAATTCCTTATTAACTGAGGCAGTTGAGCAAAGTAGTTGGAAATACCACTCATAAATTAGCTAGCGTTGCTTTCGATCCGAAAGATGAGTCCCTTTGAagtgtaataaattaaacagaggaattcaatttttttgagaACTATAATTACCAAGGATGAAAGTGGTATCTTATCTCGTTCGCTAGCTATATATACCCAGATAGGATAGGATTGCAAAGATGTGGGATTGTTAAATAAGAATTTTTCTATTTACTATCATTAATTACTATCATTAATGAGATTATAGtttctattataaattttaattgtagaaaaatatttatattttaatttttatattaaaattttaaaaaagaaaaataaagttttcaaTAAGAGACTCTGTTAGTAATTTATTAAtggtgataaataatatttttaataaaataattatttattgatacCTGCAGAtctagaattttataaattataatcttattcaaatatacataaaatcTTGTCCATTTTATATTCCCACACATGAAAAAGGGAAACAAATTAACATATTGCACATGTTTATCTGAGATGTATAGTCTCCATTGTTGCGTGTACGTACGAAGTACATTTTCTATTCCTATACCTTTGTAATTATTACATGTACGCTTGAATTCAGCCTATGAATAATAGGATAGAATTGTGTTAGTTCTTTTTAGTCTAAACTTGTCggaaatgtgtttttttttttttttttccttaaaaaaagaaaaaagcgcacacacacacaacacttttttttattttaattaatgattcCCACCCTTGTTTCTTTCTAATTCTCTATAAGCCACTGTTATCGATCTGCAGTAAAGGTACTCGTTTTGAATCCTTCCacctctaataataataatacaaaatatctataaaaaaaatagaagagatagatatagtatatatatatagggattataatatattataatttgatgCAGAAGATTTTCACCCAAGCCTATTACACTCAGGATAtgaatttatatacattttcaatAGTTTTACTATCAAAATAAGTGTTCAActgcaaaaaatattatttttaaaatagatttttttttttataggaatTACAATTAGTGGGAAGAGAATTTCACTCAAGCTGGTCAAACTCAGTATAAGAATATAtagttatatgtatttttaatggttttatcATTTCACTAAGtgtgtgaataaaaaaatatatattattttcaaaataaatatttttatttataagccAAGAAATGAAGATAAATGGGAAAGATAGATTGAAAGAGATACCTTAGCATTTAATACAATGtcatcaaaattcaaatgtCGACGTGGAAATTCATAAACCAGAATAATTACCATTTGCTCTCTACCGGTGTAGCCCAATTTGCCATGCATCAATTAATTCCCTCTCCTCCAATAAATGCAGAAAAATATGGTGCATGGCTAGCTAATTAGCTTGAAGAggtatataactatatatgacTTCGAATTTTGATCAGATACTTTAGAgttcatatacatatagatcACTAAAACTAGGtagttgaagatgaagatgaaaacTAGTGAGGTTTTGCTGAGAATTTGTTCAGTGTTGGTCCTAGTcctcactgcttgtttggtaggCTTGGATACTCAAACGAAGCGATTTACTTTCTTCGAAAGGAAAGCCACTTTCAGAGACTTGCAAGCCCTTTCGTAAATACTTCATAATTCTCTCTTCTCTTTGTCTCTATCTTCTGATAGCTAGATGaacgttattattatttttttaattttgtttcttttttcattattctttctttctttttgggttttttttttttttttttttttcaaggattTTGGTGGATGTGGCTTCTGTAGCTGCTGGTTATAATTTGCTTCAACTTATCAGGTGTTCAGTATTATCTGCTCGGTTTGATGTAAATTGGAAAGGATCTCACATATACCTCGCTTGGGTTTGTTTCTTGTTAGatcaggtatatatatatatatatataaacgattTCTTTGCCATATAGATTCTCTCACTTTCATTTAATTAGTGTCTGATCAATCATGTGTAACATTCATGAACAATAAGAATTTAGAAGTTCATTAGCACATAACCAATTAATATTAATCTTTGAACAGCAAGATTTCAATCTTTCTTTGCTGTTGATCAAGGCTGTCCAAGAAAAAccaggaaagtttttattttatttattttctttggaaaaaaaataataaataagaacgCTATAAAAATAAGAACGCTAAAAAATAAGAACACTAGGGTTCGATTTTGgctaatttaatttcaaaattcaaggaTTATGGAAGATACAGAATCCTTAATTTACTATTCGGAGATGTGGTTCAAACTCAAATGGTTTTAACCCCTCGGAAACATTAGCAAAATGGGTCCCCATGAAAGAtcaaaaaacgaaaaaataacattttaacaATGCACGAATTTCGTTGCTGGAATTCAGTCTTCGAATAATTTTCGACCTTTCTGTGTCACCATAATCAAGTCATTAATTTCTGTCCCATATATTTATGTATCTTCATCATGTGTAGTTTTCCTTGGTTGAACTACTTTCATGTATTgtcgttttaaaaaaatttagtttgaTGTATATTTTTAAGGGACAAAAGTCATTACATTACTTATtttatgatcatcaatttgagTGTCCTTAATTACAATTAACTTAAGTATTTACATGGCGATGTAATCATATTGCCGCAACTACTCtctaggctttttttttttacacacacacacatacacacaaaaaaaataaaaaataaaaaataaaaaataaataaaagaagactaccatctaatatacaatttttaaaatatgttaaaattggaATAAGGTTTCTAACGTCATATATGGTAagtaaatgttaaaatttaaactaatttttCGGGGAtaaaatttaatcttttttttttttttttttgggtcatcgATAATATTCAAACTAAAGttaaagaaatttttaaaaaacgtTTCAACGATAATATAATTGGAGAGCTACTACGTTGTTTTGATACTTAAATTCGGTAGTTGATGTCCAGTCAATTTAAGCGTCCTTTTTTTGGAGGGAAGggaatttatttgtaaaatactaaaaagatatatatatacaggatATGCAGACATGAGTCGAATACCcatagtataatttttttttttttttaataagttggGGAGGGGGATTTTCACAAGAAGTCTTAACCCaacattttatgatttttaatgaTTATTATCTATTATTGTCAATTGGATTTGTTTCGTGCGACCCCATTATATTAGGGTTCAAGAATTTTTTATACtcaagaaaattatataatttctcAATCTTACATACTTATTCGTGAgaggaataaataaataccgtAGATGGTCCCCACTAAAGTCCTTCTATGTCCCCATTGGGATAAGTGCTTTCAAATCGAGAATCTCTTGTTGGTAACCACCAcattgaaaagaaataaaattatgacttatattttaatttcaattattttagaGCAATAATATTGGAGTGATaggattattaaaatatttatatgataatatttaattaatttattttttaatttatttgtttatttttttatatttaaaatatataaatttattaattaataatattttaataaataatataataatatttaattgatttttttaatatttaaaatatataaatatattaatttataatattttaatatttataatttaataaatattttgatatttataatattattatttcaattaaataattttattatttttcattactaGTGACAATTATCATTCTAAATGGTAAAACTTCATTaacgtatttaattttattattttttattataaaattttaaaataaataatttaatagtaattatttatattatcattTCACATATGATCCTTCAATAAttatgacaaataatatttttttaattaaatttgactccattattttgttaattaattgtgtttaatGGACATTTTCACAGATTGCAATTTACATAACATTCGCTGCAAATTCAGCTGCTCTTCAAGCATCATTGCTATCATTAACAGGAGCAAAAGACTTCCAATGGATGAAGTTGTGCAATACGTTTACAAGATTTTGCTTCCAAATTGGTGGAGGCTTGCTAAGCGGCTTTTCGGCATGTTTGCTAATGGCTGCCATGTCATCCATCTCTGCCTTCAATTTATTTAGACTTTATTCACCTAAACGATTCTTGTTCTTAAAGTaaaggctatatatatatatatatatataattaagccaATTAactttgttttaatattatatatatatatatatatatatattgtgtaagtgtgtgtgtgtgtgtgtgtcaaaataagaattttttaaaaattgtcgTTAAAACAGTTTCacttttttgttgcttttttttttgcattttctaATGCGCTTCACTGAATTTACATGTCTGTTGAATTGCGTCCCTTCTCCACGAAAACTATAacataataattgaaaattcatCTCCTTTATAACACAAACAATATCATAACACAAATAGAAATAGTTTTTGTAACTTTGGAATGCAGGAGCCAACTGGATTGTGCTTTGTTAAAGTCTTCCTATCGATTGCTGACATCAATTTAAGACAATTAGCTAGTATTGGATTGATTGCTATAAACATTCATACAACTTCCATCAATATGAgatttttgagaaataaaattgGTTTAGCGGTAAGTTAAACCCATATTTTGAGGTCATAGATTCAAAACTAGCTGTTTTCtcatttaaaatagaaattattgtgacttgattataaaaaaaaaatggaaacaacGTACAATAACTTTCATGATgcgctatatatataaataaatgcttTGTATCAACAAATCATATTTAATTGACATAtcctcattttaattttaaatattccaattttgtCATAATTGCTAGGATTAGATATATAACTGGTTTTAACCtaacattattttaattaatcttaatccTAAGgcttctaaattaattaaagcaTTACTTTCTTTCCAAATGTAGTTTTCACATACTAAGTTTCAGTCTCTTAAACCACGTTTTGCTTGTATTAtttgagtctttttttttttttcttttttttaaatacatggTTACAAATAagcccaaaaatgaaaaataagttCTAAAGCCCACACAAAAAATAGAAGACATGAAGCCCATGCGGTTAAAGGCTTTAGGTTAACCCATCTACTCAGATTGGTTTTGAGTTCTACTCTCCACCGGTCGTTTCAAAAAAACTTGTTTACATTTCAATTGgaccatttttagtttttttttttcttttttaaatcttttttgatGAAAAGTTGGGACCAAATGAATCAGTGCTTGAAGATCACAATAACTAATTCacaattaaatatgtatatgtatatatgatgaaaaatttatatacaaaattctTCCTGTATATATGTTAGAAAatcgtatatttattaaatatggaAATTCTAAAAGATATTCAAGAGATTTGAGTTACTTCCcttactaaattaatttttttgcttggAACCTCAAATCTTAAGAAGTGGTATCAAAATTGGTCTCAAATAGAGCCAATTTAGATCAATTTGTTGTCCAGAGGATTAAAGCTCCTTTGATAACTCCAAGCTATATAtgaacataattttaaattgtgttgttctttggtttttttcttctccctttcaagtttataattatataaaatgtctaataaatttaaattactatTATTCAATACTAACAAACATTTGagataatcaaattatatataattaaatataaaaaataaaaaaaaaaaagatcaaaaaaattaaaatcaattccaTATTACCAGATAATACTTTAATTTTCAATCCTGAACATCTCATTAATTTTCATCTACAAGAATGAGAAGCAAATATATGCATAAGTAAAATATCTCTTGTGCACGATCAAGACTAATGTCATAGTTTTAAAACTGCTTATAGATTGTTCTTGGACTTTAGCCTCactacatgatatatatatatatatatatataatgcatttaCGTAATGTTACTATTGGATAAATTCCAGGTCCAGTATTTAATCAGACCTGGTGGTAAAATGCCCCTTCtctatttattaaaagaaaatattaatatcgGATAGAGAATCTTAATTAGCTCACATGGGCATCATGTAATCAAAATATAGTTTTAAGGCTACACAAGTTAAGCTCCTACATCGAAGCCGCCTAAAGGTAATGATAAAAGGATTAGAAATTAAGTGGTGTTTGTCTGACTCTGAAAACACCTTTAAATAATGTATTAGTGGGATCATATTAGATggaaaataatcaacaaataaatcaatggACCAATTGAGCCGTCCCTTGGCATTTTATGATTACGTGTGAAATTCGCCTAATGAATGGATGTGTCATTAGACTggttttatttctattttgatttaattaaaagCAGATAAAAGTAATCTAAATAAAGTACGTAGTTGTGGAAAGCTGAAGGTCGTAGCCGAAGTGAAACATTATCCTAGGAGAGTTATTAGAATGACTTGCCTAAaatagagaacaaaattattgaCTTACTCATGGTAGATTCGTTTAGTCTTGAACGATTTAGTATTCCACTTCTGCACTTCAATTATTCATGAGCTAAAAGCTAAGAAATGCCACCAGTACTTGATAGATCAAATCAAACTCGAGCCCATTGGCTAATCTCGGTGGTAATGATTAATTTTTCTTGTTTGGTTTTCCTTCTTTACGAAAGTTAGCTTAGGCATCGTTATAAGAATCTAGTTGTAAATGTATCATTTTTAACTATGTATGgttttcattgtaaattgaaaaaaaaaatattatttatcaccactaatctatatattatatcatctGTTTAGATTTACAGTTAGTTTGcaaagtcaaaatataattaaatgcattcgattaatatttgttatattaataataaatcgtattaatatatatcaccagtcatgataaataataaaattcaatttaaaaaaaaaataaagttaagaTGAAACTTATGTTAATCTAAAATTCGTCCAACCAATACTCCATACCCAAATTTTTGTATCTTTATCAAGGTGAGATGGAAATTATGTAATGAAGAATATAAATCTAATTAGAACTAGACACTtaattaaatcaagtttgtagtcTTTCCACAATATATAGGGGACAGCATAAGCCACTTTACACAAGATCCTTGGAAGGACATGCACTAATCGGGAAgtgatgaattttattttatttttaaataaaaagaaaaggaaaaaggagatTTCCTGTACTAATTGAGCTAGACTTTTTACCTGTAAAATATATAGAGGGTTTTTGTTGTCATGCGTTTGAtcttaaaaacagaaaataattacctttaattaattatctaattCATTGTATTTAAGTCTATATAATTGAGAAATATTAAGTTCATGCTTTACACTAAAAAGAAATGAACCAAAATCAAGTTACGGATGTATATTTGAGCTATATAGCTAGTAGCTATAGGGGACATATATTATTCTTTGTTTACCTATCGTTTTCCTATGTAAAAATTGAATATGGATGCCAAAGATAGTTGTCTGTACATGTTTGGAAGATGGAAAAGTGCCGAAAACACAACACATCAATCAGGAGAAGCAACAAACCCTttgaatgataaaaaattatgggaaTAATTCTAAGCTAGAGCAGCTACCTCTAATTGTTGATTAGTTTTGGAGGAGTACTTGAGCTTTgatggaaaaagaaaactaacccaaaaatgaaaaatcattaaGTACTCGTTATTCCCCTTTGTTTCCATATTCTAAAAATAAGGGTCCCAATATCCATTAATTATGGCTAGTTAGAGAAAAACGAATAATATCAATCCGAAGGGCTCAGAGATCCATGTAGATGCATGAGTACCCATgcaattacacacacacacacacacacacacacacacatacacatatatatatatatatatatatacacactatatGACTCGAGGAGTACTAGTATATAAGCCAGATTTGTATGTGTGAGAAAGGTACTTTCGTGGAAAgttttgcttaattaattaataattatataatgtatgtgtgtatattcTAAAGTCCTATTTAGCATGTTTTTTGATAAATCAAAACACTTTTTAAGATTCAAaggttgtttttgaaaatgtttaattatgtaattttcataaagtattttagatttttaaaaattattttaaccaaaatcaataaaaaataattttttttttttgaaaaacagttttagaaaaacaaaagtaTAAGTCATGCtaaatatgatttaaattccttataaCTACTCCGGTGACCATGGATAGCGaactcaatttttttgaaagcaTGACTTCCTCCACAAATACAATACGGATGAAATTAATGAAAGCTCTATATATActccaaacacacacacacatatatatatatatatatatactggacATCATCGGACAGAATACGTTGGGCGTATAACCGTACTCAAGCACTAATAGGCTAACAGAATATTGTAATTGCTTGAACAAAATTGTCTAGGTATGTCCCTGCTTTTTGCTAGCCGTAaagaatgataaaaattaaagctcttgattatatatatatatatatatatatagtagcgCACAAATTTGATTGAatcatttttaatttctctaatgattcagatataaatatatttgcacctcaaacatatatatgaaaagtCATGGTGAAAATCAGACACATAAAAATTACATTAGAAAATCTGAGTTTGTCAGCAAAAAATTCAAAGCCTTAAAGACAAATCAAGCTGACTAATCTCCTCCTGATGAACATTTTGATCAGATGTCGTATAAGCTCTAGGCCAGGAAGTAGTAATTCCATCTACAGAACCACCATAAGTACTTGTAATATCTCTCCTCTCATAATTCATAGCATCATAATTAGACCTGCCACCATGATGACCACCTTCATGTTCAAGAGAttgctgatgatgatgatgatgatgatcaataTGTCCAATATGGCTCGAGCCGCTGCCAGAGCCGGAGTTGGTACCGTGCCGACCGTGATGAGCTCGGACCGCCGAACTCAGTTCTCTGCTTTTCTTCGCCAAAGTCCGCTCGAGCTTGTGAGCATTTTGATGGCCACCAAGTGCTTGAGAGCTGTAGAACTTTCTCTGGCAATAATTGCAAGAAAAGATTCGAGGATTGGAGGGACCGAGGgtcgacgaagaagaagaagaagacggtGAAGGATCGAGGGCAAGATCGAGATTGAGCTGAATGTTGTTTGGAAGGCTAAGATGTAGTGAAGTGTTGGGTTGGAAATCCATGTATGTGAACAGTATATttcagagagatagagagagaagaaaatgaaagtGGAGGTTGTGGAAACTTAACGGGGAAGAGATATTAAGAGTTTGGAGTAGTGGTAGCTTTTGAAGTAGGGAACAGATGATTGTGTTGCATTATATGAGGCTCAAAAGGTTCACTGTTTTCTGCAACTACAAATGGTATAAAGAGAGTGAAATAGAGATGGCCTTgtggttgtgtgtgtgtgtgtgtgtgttgtgtgtgtatgagagagagagagagagagagagagagagagagagagactttgCTGCTAAAGATCAGCGGGGAATCGATAGGTTGTCGCCTCCATTAATGGCAGCATTAGAATACATTGTCGGtccattaaaaaatttatgcagCATTACCCTataatatatgtacacacacacacacacacacacacacacgcatatGTATACAATgtataagaagaaaaatcaatatagtATGGCtcaagtaaattaattaattagaatttacctttaaaaaaaaatttggtgtaAATGCTATATTAACTTCAACATTTTTGCCCTTCACTTTATCATATTGAATTAGCAAAAAACTTTCTAAAGTTTTTAAATGATATAGTATCAATCTAAAAACTTTTACATTGTGACATTTTAGCTGttaaattacattaattaagataaaatgttCATATTGATTATACATCTATTTAGAAAAGGAGAATCTCCACATATGCATTTCACATGTacctataaaaatatatatatatatatatatattaaaagcttTAAACTGATATTGCACTATTTACGAATTTTATGGAGTATTAATGCTAATTTGAtattataaaagataaaatgataataaaattacaGGGTCATTGGTaccaagactttttttttttttttccttttggtttgTCTATCTTTATAAttaaactctctctctttctatccaATCATGGGTCCAAATCCCACCTTGTCTTAATCATACTCTCTATCCTCCTTATCTCACCTTCGGTTTTGTGATGATCataatgtaaatatattttcaaattcccaTTTTTGAGTATTAAATTCCAAGCAAAACAAACCATCTTAACTAGACTAAATATGCAACTTGATAATTGACCCAAATAtgcttaattaaaaaatttagaaaatatttatccTGAGGAAGTGCACTGAACCACCGCGATAAAATTAGGATTAATGGTCTTCTTACAGTGAACTGTACACGTAtccatcaaaaatattttgcacTTTGGTTCAACTACAAAACTCTAAATCTCTCATCGATGTTCCTGGACTTTTTGAGTCACAGATCTATGCTCAGAGAATTGACTAAAGATATCTAATTGCCTCATAAACTTTTCTGTACGGGTGAGTTGGAAAACTTTTATTTTGGTACTAGTTATTAATTAGTTCTTGACATTCAAGATCAAAGTTCAATTATAGGAACAgggtgaaaaaaataattaaatatagttaGGCCGATAATAATAAATTCTCATAATTTGGTTCTTTGTCAAGCAGCATatctcaataaattaataaaaagtaatattttgaaaaaatatgtattaaaatgtTTAAGCCGCTCCTCTGCATTGCCCATgacatgaatttaattatagataactaaaaaaaatatgaaaagataaGACCATCCTTTAGTAAATGTTCATATCGACTCATATAGTGTCCTGAATTCATGAGTTTTCTCCATCAAAACTATTACAAAAAGGTAGGAAAATACTTGAGATTCTGTACATTTTAGTTTCtaaacacctttttttttttctttttttttttttgtcacttcAAAACTAGaactttaaaatttaatcatatattaTTGATCAAGTCGCAACCTATGtttgatttggaaaattttgggaggtcaaaattatggatttttctatttaatcatATATCTAATCATAGAGGAACTTGATAGCTGCTATTGGAGATTCTAGaaggtttaaaaataaaattttatttggcaaaaataaaCTTATAGCATTTATGCTGGTTGAACTTACTCATGGTGTGTTACTTGCAGCaacaaatagtttttttttaaacaaaatttagatACCTTGCATCTTATAAAAGTTAGTATTCGTATAACTAAGTTGTGGATAACATAAAGATTTtcataaaaaaccaaaagtgGATAACATAAAGCTATAttaaagtatatattaattatcatcaaaaaaatgtaaatatatatatatatatatatattactaaaaaaGCTAGTCTTGCCTAAAGGCAGTGTAACTGTCAAGtggggaaaaaataataataataaaataaaataaatagaagcttgtaaatagaaaacaaagagaTAGTGTCATAAACTCGTAGTGACCTTCTGACTATGCTGCCACACTTCACACACCTAATCCTATGACCATAACCATCTCACTCATCATCTTTTAGTCTTTAGTCAGAAACCAGAATGGCAAGTTCCAGGAAAAGTTTGGAAAACTGTAGAGACCCATAATGCCCTCTTGTAGGGCCTACATGTACAATATTTTCCAGCAGAGCCATAAGGCTTAATTCAGGGTACTTTACCTACCTCTACAACTTTCGCTCACATAttcaattttagaaattattaAATCAGTGAACATTAAAGATAGACTGAGCCAAAGCACATGGGATAAACGATTTTAAACTCAAGAATAGCAGACAAATTTAAAATCAAGAATGTGCAACCAAAATGGTGTTAaagtattatataataatagttaatcTTTTCGTTAAACTTATATTTACGAACATGGGTTTGTAAGGATCATAATCTTGCAGGTCGGCAATGATTGCGGTGAATTTTGTCTTTGATTCACGGACACACCACAAACCACGAAACTACACAATGTTTGTGTTTGGACACTCAATAATAccaagtcatatatatatatataaaagattccCAGGAAGGAACATCAATTCCTTCCTCAAAGACTTATACCATAGCAAAATAAAATCAGTCAATTTGAGATATGTATTTGTCCCTTTGTACTATTTATACCGAACAACGACATTTGGAGTCTATATGAACAGAATTAGCAGATTCGTAgcatttgtattatatatataatttatcatctatatgtgtttgatttttccttgTGATTTCAATAATGTTGGGTACCATGTACGTTGGATAAACAGAGATTGATTAATAAAagatcatatatttatatatagtttgtaCAAAACATTAATTTCTAAGTACAACCGATGGCCATGaatcatacataattaaaatagCACTGGCACACACAAGAAGACGCACAAAGAAACAGGAAAGATCTGAGTTCAATCATGATCGATGCATAAATGTAAGATTTGTGGAAATGGGGGAGTTATACATCATCCCTCTCTCTAGCTATGAGTCTTTATATATTCTATGGGTTAATATCATTTAGCTCTTTTGAGATTTGACATAAATTTAATCcaacctttttttaattttaaaaatatcatcaacctcttgattgagtttatatatatatatatatatataaagccttTACCATTCACATACCCTGTAGAAGTGTAATTGACATTTTTAAAAGAGGGAACATAAGGACATCTTATTTTTCCCACATATTTATACTAAGTAGTTAATTAATctataccaaaaatataataaaaataccaagAAAAAACATGCAAGGAAACAGAGGAATATATGAGCTCATCACATAATTGATGTGTAAAATTAAgcatttacaataatataattatatctataaatatataaaaattattatttatcatcatcagtgattattactagttaattcatatatttatgtagcattttcattggttatc includes the following:
- the LOC107412860 gene encoding CASP-like protein 2C1 isoform X1, with translation MKMKTSEVLLRICSVLVLVLTACLVGLDTQTKRFTFFERKATFRDLQALSILVDVASVAAGYNLLQLIRCSVLSARFDVNWKGSHIYLAWVCFLLDQIAIYITFAANSAALQASLLSLTGAKDFQWMKLCNTFTRFCFQIGGGLLSGFSACLLMAAMSSISAFNLFRLYSPKRFLFLK
- the LOC107412860 gene encoding CASP-like protein 2C1 isoform X2, translated to MKMKTSEVLLRICSVLVLVLTACLVGLDTQTKRFTFFERKATFRDLQALSCSVLSARFDVNWKGSHIYLAWVCFLLDQIAIYITFAANSAALQASLLSLTGAKDFQWMKLCNTFTRFCFQIGGGLLSGFSACLLMAAMSSISAFNLFRLYSPKRFLFLK
- the LOC125421020 gene encoding zinc finger protein 7, whose amino-acid sequence is MDFQPNTSLHLSLPNNIQLNLDLALDPSPSSSSSSSTLGPSNPRIFSCNYCQRKFYSSQALGGHQNAHKLERTLAKKSRELSSAVRAHHGRHGTNSGSGSGSSHIGHIDHHHHHHQQSLEHEGGHHGGRSNYDAMNYERRDITSTYGGSVDGITTSWPRAYTTSDQNVHQEEISQLDLSLRL